The DNA region ACCCATGGGACTCGCCGAACTCACCACCACCACCTGGGTCGCCTACGGGGACGGGCACACGCGCGCCTAGCGAGTCGTTAGGCCCTTCGAGGTACCCGTGAAATACTGAGCGAAGTCAAACAGGCAAGGAGACATTGTGACCACCATTCTCGCGGCCACCGCTGAGGGGGCGCACGCCTCATCGTCGATTCCACCTGTCGCGGTGGCACTGCTCGCCTTCTCCGGTCTGATGGCGTTGCTCTTCATCACCTTTGCGTTCCGGAGTGTGGGCACGCGTCATCAGGGTGACTAACGAACGCATCGGCGTCCTGGGGGGCACGTTCGACCCAATTCACCTCGGCCACATGGTGGTGGCGAGCGAGGTGTGTGCCGCGCTCGCACTCGATCGCGTGATCCTGGTCCCCGCCCACCGGCAGCCCTTCAAGGACTCCACTGGCCACGCCTCGCCCGCACAGAGAATCGCAATGTGCCGGCTCGCGGTCGAGGGTGATGACAGGCTCGAGGTCAGCGACGTCGACATTGCGCGCGGAGGCCTGACCTACTCGGTCGACACGCTTACCGACCTCGCAGCCGAACATCCGGGCGCGGAATTGTTCTTCATCGCGGGGGCCGACGCCGTGTCCCGTTTGTCCGAATGGCGCGAGCCCGCACGGCTCATGCAGTTGGCCACGTTCGTCGGCGTGCGGAGGAAGGGTAGCCCTATACCTGCGTTAACTCCGCCACACTTGGTGGTCGAGACACCAGAAGTGGGGGTATCCTCGACCGAAGTTCGGCGCCGCCGTCGGACCGGTGAGCCGGTGCGCTACCTGGTCCCCGATCCAGTTGCCGCCTATATTGCCCAACACGCGCTGTACCTCGGAGGACCGGATGCCTGACGCGCCCCTGTCGCGCCGTGCACGTCGCACATTTGAAGAAGAGGCGGCGGATCGCGCGGCTTCCCAGGACCCCACTTCCGCGTTCGCCCAGGCGCCTTCGTCCGGCGAGGTCGACGCGGTCGAAGACGAGCGCGCGGCCCTCAGCCGCAGAGACCGCAGGCGGATGGAACGACTCAATCACCCGCTCGAGGCGTGGACGGCCGAGGAGGAGATGCTCGCAACGGGTCAAATTCCCGCGATGACCCCCGAGCGCATCTCCGAGCAGGAGCGAATTTCTCGCGAGAAGGCGGAGAGTGCCGCCCAAGAGGCCACTGCGGCGTCTCAAGAGTTCCGCAGGCTCGCGGCGTCGGATATCCGGCGGGCGCCGGAGCCCAACTTTGATGAGCCGGTCTCCGTGCAGGTGCCGTCGCAGCCGCCGGTTTCGCAGGCTCCCGTTTTCCAACGGCCTGTTGCCCAGCCACAGTGGGCTGAAGAGCCTCCCATTGACTTCCCCGACAGTGTAGAAAGCGCGTCCGAGCCGTCGTGGCCGGAACCGCAGCCTTCGCCGGCGCACACGCCACCCGACTTGGCGCTGCGAGAGGCCCCGGAGACCGCGCTCGATGCGGGCACTCGCGTGGCTGACACTCACGAAACACGGCCCGTCCTCGAGCCGTACCAACCGGTCATGGCCCTGGACAACGCGCCGCTCGTTCCCGTCGTCCACCCGCCGCGCAACGAGGCCCCAGTCGAGGCGGACTCGGAAAGCGCCTACGAGCCGACCCCGTCGGCCTCGAATGTCTTCGGCGCGTTCTTCCCGCCCGGTTCTAGGCAGGGGGCGCTTCGTCAGCAAGATCCATTCCCTGCTGGCTCACCCGCAGAGCCCTCGCCCGTAGCGTCGGAGCACGTTCCGACGCTTCTTCCGCCGCAAGAGGTCCCCACGCGAGACACCAGTCCCGTCGATGAGATTCGGCGCTTGGCTGCAGA from Demequina lutea includes:
- the nadD gene encoding nicotinate-nucleotide adenylyltransferase, yielding MTNERIGVLGGTFDPIHLGHMVVASEVCAALALDRVILVPAHRQPFKDSTGHASPAQRIAMCRLAVEGDDRLEVSDVDIARGGLTYSVDTLTDLAAEHPGAELFFIAGADAVSRLSEWREPARLMQLATFVGVRRKGSPIPALTPPHLVVETPEVGVSSTEVRRRRRTGEPVRYLVPDPVAAYIAQHALYLGGPDA